The Luteimonas sp. YGD11-2 genome has a window encoding:
- a CDS encoding LysM peptidoglycan-binding domain-containing protein, whose translation MSDTRKTPDPASLSLKGAGTGSGAAPAGKADFSGVRGSVDSTEDPVRGADFGKVSSSIESTEDVLDERSHTVARGDTLSRISNRYYGSANHWKDIFEANRDLLDDPDLIQPGQVLRIPARPRDDG comes from the coding sequence ATGAGTGACACCCGCAAGACCCCCGATCCGGCCTCGCTGTCGCTGAAAGGTGCCGGCACCGGGTCCGGCGCCGCCCCGGCCGGCAAGGCGGATTTCTCCGGCGTCCGCGGCAGCGTCGACAGCACCGAGGACCCGGTGCGTGGCGCCGACTTCGGCAAGGTCAGCTCCTCGATCGAATCCACCGAGGACGTGCTCGACGAGCGTTCGCACACGGTCGCCCGGGGCGACACCCTGTCGCGCATTTCGAACCGGTACTACGGCTCGGCCAACCACTGGAAGGACATCTTCGAGGCCAATCGCGACCTGCTCGACGATCCCGACCTCATCCAGCCGGGCCAGGTGCTGCGCATCCCCGCACGCCCGCGCGACGACGGCTGA
- the panE gene encoding 2-dehydropantoate 2-reductase, with translation MRILVLGAGGTGGYFGGRLAQAGVDVTFLVRPARAAELATNGLRLRSPLGDASVPVRCLTADALAADAAQAPYDLVVLSCKAYDLDSAIAAIAPAVGAETAVLPILNGLRHYPLLDQHFGAGRVIGGLCFISVSKAEDGGIAHHSQAASITFGERDGTRSARCTAFADACRRAGIDHLHADDIAREQWIKFTFLATLAGATCLMRAAIGDIVAGEDGRGFITALYAETLVAAAAAGHPVPERARATALAQLTRADSPLRASMLHDLEAGNRVEAAHIVGDMRDRVRAAGAPAPLLAAAYCHLQAYERLRRG, from the coding sequence ATGCGCATCCTGGTACTTGGCGCCGGCGGCACCGGCGGATATTTCGGCGGGCGGCTCGCCCAGGCGGGCGTCGACGTAACCTTCCTGGTGCGCCCGGCGCGCGCGGCCGAACTCGCCACAAACGGCCTGCGCCTGCGCAGCCCGCTGGGCGATGCCAGCGTGCCGGTGCGCTGCCTCACCGCCGACGCCCTGGCCGCCGACGCGGCGCAGGCGCCATACGACCTTGTGGTGCTGAGCTGCAAGGCCTACGACCTCGACAGCGCCATCGCGGCGATCGCACCGGCCGTGGGCGCGGAGACGGCGGTGCTACCGATCCTCAACGGCCTGCGTCACTACCCGCTGCTGGATCAGCACTTCGGTGCCGGGCGGGTGATCGGCGGCCTGTGCTTCATCAGCGTCAGCAAGGCCGAAGACGGCGGCATCGCCCATCACAGCCAGGCGGCCTCGATCACCTTCGGCGAACGCGACGGCACCCGCAGCGCCCGTTGCACAGCGTTCGCAGACGCGTGCCGCCGGGCCGGCATCGACCACCTGCATGCCGACGACATCGCCCGCGAGCAGTGGATCAAGTTCACCTTCCTGGCAACCCTTGCCGGCGCGACCTGCCTGATGCGTGCGGCGATCGGCGATATCGTGGCCGGCGAGGACGGCCGCGGATTCATCACCGCGCTGTATGCGGAAACCCTGGTCGCGGCGGCGGCCGCCGGCCACCCGGTGCCCGAACGCGCGCGCGCCACCGCGCTCGCCCAGCTGACCCGCGCGGATTCACCGCTCAGGGCCTCGATGCTGCATGACCTGGAAGCCGGCAACCGGGTGGAAGCGGCGCATATCGTCGGCGACATGCGCGACCGCGTGCGCGCAGCCGGCGCGCCGGCACCGCTGCTGGCGGCCGCGTACTGCCACCTGCAGGCCTACGAGCGACTGCGCAGGGGCTGA
- a CDS encoding NADP-dependent isocitrate dehydrogenase: MSSTPKILYTLTDEAPFLATQSLLPIVKAFTAPAGITVETRDISLAARILAQFPERLGDAAVADDLAELGELAKTPEANIIKLPNISASVPQLKAAIRELQAQGFDLPDYPDEPSDDAGRDTKARYDRVKGSAVNPVLREGNSDRRAPASVKAYARKHPHRMGKWSSDSKSHVAHMDAGDFYGSERSATIAAAGALKIELVAADGTATVLRDAVKVQAGEVVDAAVMSRRALSEFIAREIEDARAQGVLFSLHLKATMMKVSDPIMFGVAVNAFYGDVLAKHAEALAQAGFDANNGIGDLYSSIASLPDDQQAAIRADIDALYAKRPGLAMVNSDKGITNLHVPSDVIVDASMPAMIRDSGRMWNANGELQDTKAVIPDRSYAGIYQAVIADCKANGAFDPATMGSVPNVGLMAQKAEEYGSHDKTFQIPADGTVRVTDQNGNVVFEHAVEAGDIWRMCQTKDAPIQDWVKLAVTRARLSGTPAIFWLDPQRAHDAQLISKVERYLADHDTSGLDIRILPPVEAMAESLARIRRGEDTISVTGNVLRDYLTDLFPIMELGTSAKMLSVVPLMAGGGLFETGAGGSAPKHVQQFTAENYLRWDSLGEFLALAASLEHLGETQGNARAKVLARALDAANGQILDNDRSPARKLGQLDNRGSHYYLALYWAQALAAQDEDAELKTRFAPLARALADAEQAILGELAGAQGSAVDIGGYYHPDLDRVAAAMRPSATFNAALAQLEG, encoded by the coding sequence ATGTCCAGCACGCCGAAGATCCTCTACACGCTGACCGACGAAGCCCCGTTCCTGGCCACGCAGTCGCTGCTGCCGATCGTGAAAGCGTTCACCGCCCCGGCCGGGATCACCGTCGAAACCCGCGACATCTCGCTGGCCGCGCGGATCCTGGCGCAGTTCCCGGAACGCCTGGGCGATGCCGCCGTGGCCGACGATCTCGCCGAACTGGGCGAGCTGGCGAAGACCCCGGAAGCCAACATCATCAAGCTGCCCAACATCAGCGCCTCGGTGCCGCAGCTCAAGGCCGCGATCCGCGAACTGCAGGCCCAGGGTTTCGACCTGCCGGACTACCCGGACGAGCCTTCCGACGACGCCGGGCGCGACACCAAGGCGCGCTACGACCGGGTCAAGGGCAGCGCGGTGAACCCGGTGCTGCGCGAGGGCAATTCCGACCGTCGCGCGCCGGCTTCGGTGAAGGCGTACGCACGCAAGCATCCGCACCGGATGGGCAAGTGGAGCAGTGATTCGAAGTCGCACGTGGCGCATATGGACGCCGGCGATTTCTACGGCAGCGAGCGTTCCGCGACGATTGCTGCCGCCGGTGCGCTGAAAATCGAACTGGTCGCCGCCGACGGCACCGCCACGGTGCTCAGGGACGCGGTGAAGGTGCAGGCCGGGGAGGTCGTCGATGCCGCGGTGATGAGCCGCCGCGCGCTGTCGGAGTTCATCGCCCGCGAGATCGAGGATGCGCGCGCGCAGGGCGTGCTGTTCTCGCTGCATCTCAAGGCGACGATGATGAAGGTCTCCGACCCGATCATGTTCGGCGTCGCGGTCAACGCGTTCTATGGCGACGTGCTGGCGAAGCACGCCGAGGCGCTGGCGCAGGCGGGCTTCGATGCCAACAACGGCATCGGCGACCTGTATTCGAGCATCGCCTCGCTGCCCGACGACCAGCAGGCGGCGATCCGCGCCGACATCGATGCGCTGTACGCAAAGCGCCCGGGCCTGGCGATGGTGAACTCCGACAAGGGCATCACCAACCTCCACGTGCCCAGCGACGTCATCGTGGATGCCTCGATGCCGGCGATGATCCGGGACTCCGGCCGCATGTGGAATGCAAACGGCGAGCTGCAGGACACCAAGGCGGTGATCCCCGACCGCAGCTACGCCGGCATCTACCAGGCGGTGATCGCCGACTGCAAGGCAAACGGCGCATTCGATCCGGCCACCATGGGCAGCGTGCCCAATGTCGGTCTGATGGCGCAGAAGGCCGAGGAATACGGCAGCCACGACAAGACCTTCCAGATCCCGGCCGACGGCACCGTGCGCGTCACCGACCAGAACGGCAACGTGGTGTTCGAACACGCGGTGGAAGCCGGCGACATCTGGCGCATGTGCCAGACCAAGGACGCGCCGATCCAGGACTGGGTGAAGCTGGCGGTGACCCGCGCGCGCCTGTCCGGCACGCCGGCGATCTTCTGGCTCGACCCGCAGCGCGCGCACGATGCGCAGCTGATCAGCAAGGTCGAGCGTTACCTCGCGGACCATGACACCAGCGGGCTGGACATCCGCATCCTGCCGCCGGTGGAGGCGATGGCGGAGTCGCTGGCGCGCATCCGCCGCGGCGAGGACACCATCTCGGTGACCGGCAACGTGCTGCGCGACTACCTCACCGACCTGTTCCCGATCATGGAGCTGGGCACCAGCGCGAAGATGCTGTCGGTGGTGCCGCTGATGGCCGGCGGCGGGCTGTTCGAGACCGGTGCCGGCGGCTCCGCGCCCAAGCACGTGCAGCAGTTCACCGCCGAGAACTACCTGCGCTGGGATTCGCTGGGCGAGTTTCTCGCGCTGGCCGCCTCGCTCGAGCACCTCGGCGAGACCCAGGGCAATGCGCGCGCGAAGGTGCTGGCACGGGCGCTGGATGCGGCCAACGGCCAGATCCTCGACAACGACCGCTCGCCGGCGCGCAAGCTCGGCCAGCTCGACAACCGCGGCAGCCACTACTACCTGGCGCTGTACTGGGCGCAGGCCCTGGCTGCACAGGACGAGGACGCGGAACTGAAGACCCGGTTCGCGCCGCTGGCACGGGCGCTCGCCGACGCCGAACAGGCGATCCTTGGCGAACTTGCCGGCGCGCAGGGCAGTGCGGTCGACATCGGTGGCTACTACCACCCGGACCTGGACAGGGTCGCCGCCGCGATGCGGCCGAGCGCGACCTTCAACGCCGCGCTCGCGCAGCTCGAAGGCTGA
- a CDS encoding NADP-dependent oxidoreductase gives MSHAVHNRRIVLAARPKGEPVDGDFRLVDEVLPLPRKGQVLLRNHWLSLDPYMRGRMNAGRSYARGLEIGETLGGATVAQVVESMHPEWNPGDWVLAYGGWQDYAVADGGSLSRKLDPTALPLTTALGVYGMPGFTAYAGLQEIGRPKPGETLVVAAASGPVGATVGQIAKLRGARVVGIAGGERKVAHVRDELGFDVALDHRAPDFAEQLAAAVPDGIDVYFENVGGKVLEAVMPLLNDFARIPVCGLVAHYNDTAPPPGPDRLPQAMGLILSRHLTVRGFIQSDFAALYPEFLREMGAWLREDRIAYREDVVDGLEHAPQGLIGLLRGDNFGKRLVRIVP, from the coding sequence ATGAGCCATGCCGTGCACAACCGCCGCATCGTGCTCGCCGCACGCCCGAAGGGTGAACCCGTCGACGGCGACTTCCGCCTCGTCGACGAGGTGCTGCCGCTGCCGCGCAAGGGCCAGGTGCTGCTGCGCAACCACTGGCTGTCCTTGGATCCGTACATGCGCGGCCGCATGAATGCCGGCCGCTCCTACGCGCGGGGGCTGGAGATCGGCGAAACCCTCGGCGGCGCCACCGTGGCGCAGGTGGTCGAGTCGATGCACCCGGAATGGAACCCGGGCGACTGGGTACTGGCCTATGGCGGCTGGCAGGACTACGCGGTCGCCGATGGCGGCAGCCTCAGCCGCAAGCTGGATCCCACCGCGCTGCCGCTGACCACCGCGCTGGGCGTCTACGGCATGCCCGGCTTCACCGCGTATGCCGGGCTGCAGGAGATCGGCCGGCCGAAACCCGGCGAGACGCTGGTGGTTGCCGCGGCCAGCGGCCCGGTGGGCGCCACCGTCGGCCAGATCGCGAAACTGCGCGGCGCGCGCGTGGTCGGCATCGCCGGCGGCGAGCGCAAGGTGGCGCATGTGCGCGACGAACTCGGCTTCGACGTCGCCCTCGACCACCGCGCACCGGACTTCGCGGAGCAGCTGGCGGCGGCGGTGCCCGACGGCATCGACGTCTATTTCGAGAACGTCGGCGGCAAGGTGCTCGAGGCGGTCATGCCGCTGCTCAACGACTTCGCGCGCATCCCGGTGTGCGGGCTGGTGGCGCACTACAACGACACCGCGCCGCCGCCGGGCCCGGACCGCCTGCCGCAGGCGATGGGGCTGATCCTGTCGCGGCACCTGACCGTACGCGGTTTCATCCAGAGTGATTTCGCCGCGTTGTATCCGGAGTTCCTGCGCGAGATGGGGGCGTGGCTGCGCGAGGACCGCATCGCCTACCGCGAGGACGTGGTCGACGGACTGGAACACGCGCCGCAGGGCCTGATCGGCCTGCTGCGCGGGGACAACTTCGGCAAGCGGCTGGTACGGATCGTGCCGTGA
- a CDS encoding aldo/keto reductase produces the protein MTAPRDLRPLGRSGLHIRPFAFGGNVFGWSADEATTFALLDAFTASGFGFIDTADAYPAWVPGNRGGESETLIGRWLARSGRRDDVVIATKVAKWSERPGLSPDNIARAADDSLRRLGIDTIDVYFAHEDDPGVPIEDVLGAFSRLIEQGKVRTIGASNFSAVRLGEALDIAERHGLPRYEVLQPEYNLYDRIGYEAELEPMALERGLGVVSYYSLASGFLSGKYRSAADAVRSSARGSTVVGKYLNPRGERILSTLDSIAATHRATAAQVALAWLTARPSITAPIASATTTAQLDELLGAATLPLSPADIAALDAASSSE, from the coding sequence ATGACCGCACCCCGTGACCTGCGCCCGCTGGGCCGTTCCGGCCTGCACATCCGCCCGTTCGCGTTCGGCGGCAACGTGTTCGGCTGGAGCGCGGATGAAGCCACCACGTTCGCCCTGCTCGACGCATTCACCGCCAGCGGCTTCGGCTTCATCGACACCGCCGATGCCTACCCGGCCTGGGTACCCGGCAACCGCGGCGGCGAGTCCGAGACCCTGATCGGCCGCTGGCTGGCGCGCAGCGGTCGCCGCGACGACGTGGTCATCGCCACCAAGGTCGCGAAGTGGAGCGAACGGCCGGGACTGTCGCCCGACAACATCGCGCGCGCCGCCGACGACTCGCTGCGGCGGCTGGGCATCGACACCATCGACGTCTACTTCGCCCACGAGGATGATCCGGGCGTGCCGATCGAGGATGTGCTGGGCGCGTTCTCGCGGCTGATCGAACAGGGCAAGGTGCGCACCATCGGTGCGTCCAACTTCAGCGCCGTGCGCCTGGGCGAGGCGCTCGACATCGCCGAGCGCCATGGGCTGCCGCGCTACGAGGTGCTGCAGCCGGAATACAACCTCTACGACCGCATCGGCTACGAGGCGGAACTGGAACCGATGGCGCTCGAGCGCGGGCTGGGCGTGGTGAGCTACTACTCGCTGGCCAGCGGCTTTCTGAGCGGCAAGTACCGCAGCGCGGCGGACGCCGTGCGCAGCAGCGCGCGCGGCAGCACGGTGGTGGGGAAGTACCTCAACCCGCGCGGCGAACGCATCCTCTCGACGCTCGACAGCATCGCCGCCACCCATCGCGCCACCGCCGCGCAGGTCGCGCTGGCCTGGCTGACCGCGCGGCCCTCGATCACCGCGCCGATCGCCAGCGCCACCACCACCGCGCAGCTCGACGAACTGCTCGGTGCCGCGACGTTGCCGCTGTCGCCCGCCGACATCGCCGCGCTCGATGCGGCCAGCTCGAGCGAGTGA